A genomic region of Tamandua tetradactyla isolate mTamTet1 chromosome 2, mTamTet1.pri, whole genome shotgun sequence contains the following coding sequences:
- the LOC143659178 gene encoding olfactory receptor 13F1-like produces MFQANWTSVTGFVFLGFSYYPKVEILVFVLCLLMYLITFLGNIILISISILDSHLHTPMYFFLSNLSFMDIWYTSSALTPMMVNFVSGTNTISVLGCAAQMYISLAMGSTECVLLSVMAYDRYVAICNPLRYSIIMNRRVCVQMAVGSWITGCLTALVESASVLQLSLCGHNNINHFTCEILAVLKLVCVDTSMAQLIMLVISTLLLPMQMLLICISYAFILSSILRISSADGRSKAFSTCTAHLTVVVLFYGTALSMYLKPSAVDSQEVDKFMALVYAGLTPMLNPIIYSLRNKEVKVALKKLLTRIPFGTIFISILK; encoded by the coding sequence ATGTTCCAGGCAAATTGGACATCTGTGACAGGTTTTGTATTTCTTGGGTTTTCCTACTACCCTAAAGTTgagattcttgtatttgtgctgTGCTTGCTGATGTACTTGATCACATTTTTGGGCAATATTATCTTGATCTCCATCAGCATTCTGGATTCCCACCtgcacacccccatgtacttcttcctcagtaACCTCTCTTTTATGGACATCTGGTACACCTCTTCTGCTCTCACTCCGATGATGGTAAACTTTGTTTCAGGGACAAACACCATCTCAGTCTTAGGATGTGCTGCTCAGATGTACATATCTCTTGCTATGGGCTCTACTGAGTGTGTGCTTCTGTCCGTGATGGCATATGACCggtatgtggccatctgcaaccCCCTGAGATACTCCATCATCATGAACAGGAGGGTCTGTGTGCAGATGGCAGTTGGCTCCTGGATAACGGGCTGCCTCACTGCCCTGGTGGAATCTGCATCTGTGCTACAGCTTTCTCTCTGTGGTCATAACAACATCAATCATTTCACTTGTGAAATTCTGGCTGTCTTGAAACTGGTATGTGTAGACACCTCTATGGCACAATTAATCATGCTGGTGATCAGCACACTTCTCCTTCCCATGCAAATGCTCCTCATCTGTATCTCCTATGCCTTCATCCTCTCTAGCATCCTGAGGATCAGCTCAGCAGATGGAAGAAGCAAAGCCTTTTCAACGTGTACAGCCCACCTGActgttgtggttttgttttatgGCACAGCTCTCTCCATGTACCTGAAGCCCTCAGCTGTAGATTCACAGGAAGTAGACAAATTTATGGCTTTGGTGTATGCTGGGTTAACTCCCATGTTGAATCCTATCATTTATAGTCTACGGAACAAAGAGGTGAAAGTGGCTTTGAAAAAATTGCTGACTAGAATTCCTTTTGGtacaatcttcatttctatactcaaATAA
- the LOC143659188 gene encoding olfactory receptor 13F1-like, with product MFQTNWTSATVFVFLGFIHYPKIEILIFVLCLLMFSITFLGNIILISISILDSHLHTPMYFFLGNLSFLDIWYTSSALSPMLVNFVSGKNTISFSGCAAQMYFALTMGATECVLLSMMAYDRYVAICNPLRYSIIMNRRVCVQMAVGSWVTGSLAALVESASVLQLSLCGHNINHFTCEILAVLKLVCVDISMVQLVMLVLSVLVILVPMLLICISYAFILSNILRLSSVDGRSKAFSTCTAHLTVVVLFYGTALSMYLKPSAVDSQEIDKFMALVYAGLTPMLNPIIYSLRNKEVKVALKKLLTKNSFGSTLISKVK from the coding sequence ATGTTCCAGACAAATTGGACATCTGCAACAGTTTTTGTATTTCTGGGGTTTATCCACTATCCTAAAATTGAGATCCTTATTTTTGTGCTGTGCCTTCTGATGTTCTCAATCACATTTCTGGGCAATATTATCTTGATCTCCATCAGCATTCTGGATTCCCACCtgcacacccccatgtacttcttcctcggCAACCTCTCTTTTCTGGACATCTGGTACACCTCTTCTGCTCTCTCTCCAATGCTGGTTAACTTTGTTTCAGGAAAAAACACCATCTCATTCTCAGGATGTGCTGCTCAGATGTACTTTGCTCTTACTATGGGTGCCACCGAGTGTGTGCTCTTGTCCATGATGGCATACGACCggtatgtggccatctgcaaccCCTTGAGATACTCCATCATCATGAACAGAAGGGTCTGTGTGCAGATGGCAGTTGGCTCCTGGGTGACAGGCAGCCTTGCTGCCCTGGTGGAATCTGCATCTGTGTTACAGCTTTCTCTCTGTGGTCATAACATCAATCATTTCACTTGTGAAATTCTGGCTGTCCTGAAACTGGTATGTGTGGACATCTCCATGGTACAGTTAGTCATGCTGGTGCTCAGCGTACTTGTCATTCTCGTACCAATGCTCCTCATCTGTATCTCCTATGccttcatcctctccaacatcctGAGACTCAGCTCAGTGGATGGAAGAAGCAAAGCCTTTTCAACGTGTACAGCCCACCTGACTGTTGTGGTTTTGTTCTATGGCACAGCTCTCTCCATGTACCTGAAGCCCTCAGCTGTAGATTCACAGGAAATAGATAAGTTCATGGCTTTGGTGTATGCTGGGTTAACTCCCATGCTGAATCCTATCATCTATAGTCTACGGAACAAAGAGGTAAAAGTGGCTTTGAAAAAATTGCTCACTAAAAATTCTTTTGGTTCTACTTTAATTTCCAAAGTCAAATAA